A segment of the Lolium perenne isolate Kyuss_39 chromosome 3, Kyuss_2.0, whole genome shotgun sequence genome:
GTAAGAAGCGAGGTCGGGCCACCATAGGTGCATTCCTGGAGCTGCACATTCTTCAAGTCATAATCGTGGCATGTTTATAGATATGCGGCTAACAAACTGAGGAGACCTACATTCTTAGAGTCATAACCATGACTGATGACATAATGATACAGTGCACGTATGAAGGCACTTAACATTAATCCGGCATGTCTTGATCCAGGAGATGACGATGGTGCGAATTGGGAACAACGACTTCAAATCGCACTTGATGCTGCACAAGGTTCACATTTCAAATACGCATTTACCTTAAGGTCATATATGTATGTGTGTTTGACAAAGTATGAGCTTAAATGAACTACAGGGCTGGAGTATCTACATGAGTCTTGCACCCCAGCAATAGTTCACAGAGATGTGAAGACCCCCAACATCCTTCTGGACAGGAATCTAGTGGGCATAATATCTGATTTTGGGCTTTCGCGGGCTTTTGATGATGCTCACACACACATATCAACTGTTGCTGCTGGAACGCTTGGCTACCTCGACCCTGAGTACCATGCAACTTTCCAACTCACTGTGAAGACAGATGTTTACAGCTTCGGCATTGTGTTGTTGGAGATCATCACCGGCCAACCTCCAGTAATCATGGAGCCTCAAACCGTTCACCTACCAAACTGGGTACGCCAAAAGATCGCCAAAGGCAGCATTCATGATGTCGCGGACAAGAGGCTGTTGGATCAGTACGACGCCAGTTCCCTGCAAAGTGTAATAGACCTTGCCATGAACTGTGTCGAGAGCGCAGCCATCGACAGGCCTACCATGGCCGAGGTTGTTTCAAGGCTCAAAGTGTGGTTGCCGGCAGTTTCGAACGAAAAGCAGTCTGTTTCTGCTTCAGCTTGGCGTACGCACTCCGTGGATGCTGAAACTCGAAAGCAGTTCCAGTTGATGATTTCTGACAAGGAGAGCTCCTTCATATCCGGTTATACTGACGGGCCGTCAGAATTAAACCCCTTATCTGGACGGTGAAAGGAAAATGCCTACTGAGTAATTTGTACATCTGGTTAGATAAAGTTCAGTAATTTGCTCAACTGCATCGTCATTTGTTGTTTATAAACTGCAATTGAGTCATTTTATTTTCAGTTCCTACTCTTTCTCGTTTACAACTGGTCTACTGGGGTGGGGAGCGGGGGATGAGGATTGAGGGGTATTTTTGTATGAACTTCGGTGCTTAGTTGGAGTAATTTTCAAACAGGAAGTATCTTCTTCCATGTGAGAACACGGTGATCTATTACTACTAAGAACTATAAATTGGTACTCACGCATTAACTCCCAAATCAATCCTAGTAAAACAAGTGGTAAGCTGAAGCATTGCTGCTTAATAATTCCGCCGTCTTACCCCTAATAATAATAATTAGATTAAAGTACGTGCTGCTACTACCAATAAATACGTGTAGATGAACAAGCTTGAGCATGGACAAGATGTCTAGATCCGACGGGAGGCTGTCCCCGATGGTGTTGCTATGCGCTAGTTGGCACATGAACCATGAAGAGTCTGATGCTATGTAGGGGAGGAAATGCAACCACAATACCATATGACATACCTAATCGTAATTGCCAGACGCTGGTCGCCCGACGGCAGTTCCTCGAATCGGCCGCCGCCCAGTGCAGCGGCTCAGCTGGCTCCTTGTGGACTTGTGACGCGTGCAGCCTCACAGCCGCCTCCTTGAACAATAATCCGTCCAAACAAGTTCAAACCAGCATAATGTAAACCGAATGGGTTCAAAACATGTTCAAATCATTAGCTATTTGCTTGGCTAGTCGTGACCATGCTCACAGACCACGGGTGGACAAATTCTGGACGTACTCTGCTTCGTGGCCTTGCTCACAGAACACGGTAACCAGATTAGGCTTTGTTCTTGCTTGTTTGTTAGTTGCTAGGTGCTGACTTGTATCTTCTCTATAGTTGTCGTGTACTACAGGCTGGATCGCCTATCGGCCGGAGGGCAGGTTGCTTCCCGACAGTAAACTTTGCAAGCCTTGTTCTTCTTCTAATCAAATGAACGCAGAGCTCTCTGCTTTcattaaaaaaaaagaaaaaaagcaagGTCTCTGCCCATTGTATGCGAGCGAGCGCTATCTTCATGCTTCCGTAATCCGTATGCGAGCAAGCGCTATCTTCATGCTTTACCGAATAAGCAAGCGCTATCTTCATTCTTGACCCAATTATAGTTACAACTTAGCTCTGTGATTTTCCTCCAAGAGCTTTTTGGAACTCTTTGTTAGGTAAGGTTGAATTCAACAGGGAGCAGTTGCTCGTGTGACCAGACCAGAATTCGTATTGTATCAGCTCAGCTCGGTCACCCTGGCCCGGGCTTTGTTTGGTTTTGCACgctctcttccttttgttctcttTACTCTAAATGTAGTTTGCTAGAGTTCTTTAATCTAGGACAGCAGACTGGTTCAAAGAAATATCAGCGCGTGCTATGCGAACGTTCGTCCGAACGCACGAGTCCTCGATCGGGTGAGACTTCGCTGCCACGCTGATTGCAATCCAAAGAGAGAGCCAAACTAAGCTCCATGGCAAGTTGCACTAGACCCAGTTGTATTTCTTTACTACATCGCTAATCATTGCATCGAGGCCAAGTTTTGCTTTCTTCTGCTATATAACTGCCTGCCCAAGTCAGTCGTTACCGGCTAGGATGCTTCTTGGTCCCAAACATTGCAAGAACCAGAGTaccatggtgatggtgatgagctACCATTGCCCGGCAAGTACAAAACTGACATGGATCTTGGCGTCGCTGCTCGTCCTGGTCAGGACGATTCAAGTCCGAGCCCAGCTTCCTAAAGGTAATACATGTCACATCCTCCTGGTTTTTTCCGTGTAGATCCCGCACCTTTCTTAAGTTCTGCTGCATTTGCACACACGATTCAGTAAACTTCAGCGTGCAGCTTAACAAATCTCACTTCACCGAATATTAGAAATCAACAAATCATTAGCTAGAGTGTATCTAGTGGCCTGTGTTATACTAATGTTTACTAGTAGTAGATCTTAAACCAGAAACAGCTGAAACTGATACATACACTTTATTGTGCAGGGTTCATAAACATCGATTGTGGATGGAAAAACAGTAGTAGCTACATCGACGACGCCTTAGGAATGCCGTACACTTTCGATGGTGAATCTGTCGAGAGCGGTGTGAGCCATGAGATGTTACCAGAGTTTATGGCTGATCCCACAAATAAGCAAGAAAAAACCCTGAGGAGCTTCCCCGACGGCTCAAGAAATTGCTATACACTGGCATCCACCACCGGTACGAAGTATCTACTGAGGGCCACATTTACTTACGGCAACTATGATCGGTTGAACAAGTCTCTGGATGGGTCGCTATTTCTGTTTGGGCTCCATATTGGCGTCAATTTCTGGGCAACGGTAAACTTGTCAAATTGGGATCCATCATTCACGGTATGGAAGGAGGTTATCACCATTGCTCCGAGCAACTCTCTGTCCGTCTGCCTGATAAACTTCGGTTCAGGGGTTCCCTTCATATCTACCTTGGAGCTGAGGCCACTGCTAGATGCGATGTACCCTTTTGTCAATACTTCTGTGTCAGTTAGCAACTTTCAGCGGTTCAGATTTGGCAATGTCAATACTTTTACCACAAGGTGCGAGCAGACTGGTATCCATAATAATAGAGTAGTTTTGGATTAGATCTATGCCTGTCAATAGTTTAAAATGTCTGCCAATAGTTCTAAATTTAGTTTGCTAGCTTGGCGCATATAAGAGTGTTCGCTATTTGTTTTCGGAATCAAGGAATTGCTTCTAACAAATACTAGTAAACACAAAAATATCATGTATGGTGCTAGCTATTTATCTGTTTTTCCTAGTCTTTGTGTGTGACGAAGATATCCAACGGACTATTATGACCGGTGGTGGGATAGCTTTTCTATGAGCGTGGTGGACTACTCTACCTCCATGATCAGCTTGAACACCAGCAACAACTTGGAgagcctccccggcaacagcaacTTCAGCGTGCCGGCGGCCATCTTGCAGAATGCTTCGACCAAAGACACGAACCAGTCCTCCATTACCATCAACGTGGCAGCAGGTCCCAATCTAGGGGCCAATGACCTGCAGCTTCTCCCCATCTTTCACTTCACCGAGATCAACATGACCAACCCGAACAGGAGGTTCGACATCTACAGCAAAGATGTATTGATGTTCCCAGACTTCTCCCCCTCGCAATTACAGGTGCACAGCATGTACAAGAGCGGGCAGTTCATGCAGAACGCCGATGGATACTTTTTCTTGAACAAGACATCCAGCTCGAGTCTTCCGCCGCTCATCAACGCGCTTGAACTGTATTCTCTCGTTCGTATGGATAACCTCACCACTAACTCCGACGATGGTAAGATTAATGTATATACTCCACATGATCATCATGCACTTAACAATGCTAATGACCAAGGTCTCACTATCTAGACATCTGAAGATTCCCGACTATATTTGACACTGTCACGCGGTCTTCACTAAAGTAATAGGACCAAGTTTACCAACCAGCTCTTTCAGTTCTACACTCAAGTTCTGAGTAAGACACCTTCTAAAGGTCCATTAATGTatggaagaccatagttgataaatGAATTAGTACGATTCAAACAGTCATACGAAAATATAATACTTGCATACTATGCAATGATACTGCAGTTTCTAAAGTTAATCTTTTCATCTTTTGAATACACCCCCTACCCAActtataaagctactttacacCGTCCATATTTGTTCTCTTGTCTTCTGCTGTAGTCAATTACATGAAACAAATCAAGACGTACTATAAATTGGCACGAACAAGCTGGAATGGAGATCCATGCTCCCCGCGAGAGTATTCTTGGGAAGGTTTGATTTGCGACCACTCCAAGAGCAACCAGAATCCGAGGATTGTCACAGTGTAAGAACATAACCAGGAATTATATCATATACATTTTTAGATCTAAACATCGTAACTAATTCTTTTTTTCCTTTGAAATGTATCGCATCAACCCAACCAATCTAACGGTCCATAAAAGCTCCCCTTTCGTTTATATTTTGCTCTTGGTACGTTCTTATTTTCTTATGCATATATATCACTATGGAGAAACTCAGTCACATGTCTTACTCGTAAAGACCTCAAAAACACATGTAGTTTAGTTGAATTCTGGAAAGCACAAGTAATTTAGTATAACTTGAACCACATAAAGCTATTTACATAATCTTGAAAATACATGTTAGGTCAATGCTATCACTTAATTAATATGAGTTGTATTAAAATGATCTTTTTTTGCAGAAATCTGTCAACCAGTGGACTGAGTGGTGGATTTGCCATATCATTCATGAACATGACATCGCTAGAAAACTTGTAAGTGGCGCCTACCACATAATACTGATGAACTAATGAGATTATGTTGACATCTTTTGTGACCCTAAGTACAAAACATATATAGGGATTTATCACACAACAATTTGACGGGAGCTATTCCAGACTATCAGCTAAAGTCACTTAAAGTTCTGTAAGTCTGCTGATAACATATGTGGTTAATGATGCAAATTTTAGATGAATGATTTCAACTGTTATTTTTCAGTGACTTGTCAAATAACAAGATAAATGGACCAATCCCTGATTCTATTCTTCAAAGATTTCAGGCAGGTTTGCTTGATCTCAGGTTTGTCATGCTCTGTTGCACAGTTCCTCATTATACTTCTATTTCTGATCAAactaacaactacaacaacaaaagGAATAGGCTAAAACCAAGGTTTATTCTTGCAGAAATAAGTGGAAGTTTAGCAGCAATCATTGCAAATATGGAGTAAATTATTGATTAAAACACATTTATTTCCTTGCGAAACTTAAGCCATGCAAGTTGGACTATCTACTTAAGCAGCACCACCCTTCTATAGCACCATGCAACAGCAACCTTTTTAGTTGTATACGTAAACTGTGAATGCGACTAAGCTTTGGTGGCCAATTTTAGTGCCAAGTGTGTCAAACCAAGCTTTTGCAGTTGCATTGATTGAAGAAAACATGCCCCCGGTTATATGTTCTAGCATCTAGTAACTATAATGCTTTATATCTATGATCTTTTAAACATGTGAGCTAGGAGCGGACCTAATAATAACTAAGCGTGATTTAGAAATCATGTGGTTTCTACTTTTAGAGTTAGAAGTTTTATAGAAGAACTATTAGCTGGTCCGTCTTGTTACAAAAGGGAGCTATGTTATAATCATAATTTTATAAAGCATCTGCAGCGATATTTCGAGCTGATCTATAGATATGTTCTGTAATTGTGTCACTAGATTAGAAGGCAATCCCGTATGCTCAAAAGTTAAAGATACGTACTGCTCAAAGAAGAAGAAAAGCATACCTATCTTACTCATCGCAGTGATAGTTCCTGTTGTACTGATATCCCTCCTAGTAATGATGTGCATACTCTGGAAGTTATGCTGGAAAGGTAAAACAAAATCCCATGCTTCAAAATTCTCAGTCACTAATGGAAGTGTGGTAGACATTATATGACAGCTTAATACCTAAACATTCGTGTAAAAGACAACCTCTTGACTCTGCAGGGAAATCAGTAGACAACGAGGATTATGCTATGTATGAAGAGGAAACTCCCCTACATATCGACATCAGACGGTTCACGTATGCAGAGCTGAAGCTCATAACAAATGACTTCAAAACAATCGTTGGAAAAGGAGGTTTCGGTATGGTTTATCATGGCACACTAGAAAATAGTGACGAAGTAGCTGTTAAGGTGCTTATGGAGACATCAATAGCAGACTCAACAGACTTCCTCCCGGAGGTATAACACAGAACCAACTTGGCCAAATCATTTTTTCTCAAAAATAAACTAGAATTCTGCAAGACATGTAAACTCTTTACAcaagttcatagtcagtacatgCAATTGGCATCACCTCTGGTATGTTTAGTAATTACATGTGTTACCGCAGGTACAAACCTTGTCCAAAGTTCATCACAGGAATCTTGTGGCTTTGAAAGGATATTGCCAAAACAAGAAATGCCTTGCACTCGTTTATGACTTCATGTCCAGAGGAAACCTTCAACAACTTATAAGAGGAGGTTTATCTCTTATTATTTAGCCTTTTCTTAAAGTTTCTATCACGAATAGTTGATATAGGTACAATCAACCAACCCAACTTGCAATTCGTTATGCTCACTATGTTGTATTTGAACTTTTACAGCAACTGTTtgtacaacaacaacaaagcctttattcccaaacaagttggggtaggctagaggtgaaacccataagatctcgtaaCCAACTCATGGTTCTGGCACATGGATAGCAAGCTTCCATGCGGCTCTTTTCATGGCTAGTTCTTTGGTGATACTCCAGTCATTAGGATCTCTCTttacggactcctcccatgtcaagtgtGGTCTACCTCATCCTCTCTTGAAATTATTAATACGCTTTAGCCGTCCACTATGCACTGCAGCTTCTGGAGGCTTGCGCTGAATATGCCCAAACCATCTTAGACGATGTTGGACAAGCTTCTCtgcaatcggtgctaccccaactctatCTCGTATATCATCATTTCGGACTCGGTCCTTCCTCGTGTGGCCACACATCCATCTGAACATGCGCATCTCCGCCACACCTAACTGTTCAACATGCCGCCTTTTAGTCGGCCAACACTCAGCGCCATACAACATTGCGGGTCGAACCGCCGTCCTATAGAActtgccttttagcttttgtggcactctcttatCACAAAGAATGCCAGAAGCTTGGCGTCACTTCATCCATCCGGCTTTGATCCGCTGGTTCACATCTTCATCAATATCCCCATCTTGTGCAGGATTGACCCCAAGTATCGAAAGATGTCCTTCTGAGGCACCACCTGCCCATCCAGgctaacctcctcctcctcgtgcctagtagtACTAAAACCGCACATCATGTACTCAGTTTTACTTCTACTAAGTCTAAAACCTTTCGATTCCAACATTTGTCTCCATAGTTCTAACTTCCTATTGACCCCGTTCGACTATCATCGATTAGgaccacatcatccgcaaagagcatacaccatgggatatctccttgtatatcccttgtgacctcatccatcaccaaatcaaataggtaagggctcaaagctgacccCTGGTGTAGTCCTATTTTAATCGGGAAGTCATCGGTATCGCCATCTcttgttcgaacacttgtcacaacattatcgtacatatccttgatgagggtaatgtactttgctgggactttgtgtttctctaaggcccaccacatgacgtGTCGCGGTATCTTATCGTAGGCCTTCTCCAAGTCAATGAACACCATATGcaggtccttcttttgctccttgtatctctccatgagttgtcgtaccaagaagatggcttccatggtcaacctcccaggcatgaaaccaaaCTAATTTTTGGCCACGCTTGTCATTCGTCTTAAAcggtgctcaatgactctctcccatAGCTTCATTGTATGGCTCATAAGCTTAATTCCACGGTAGTTAGTACAACTCTGAACATCCCCtttgttcttgaagattggtactaaTATACTTCGTCTCCATTCTTCTCGCATCTTGTTTGCCCGAAAATGGAGCTGAAGagcttagttagccatactatcgcTATGTCTCCGAGGCCTCTCCACACCTCAATGGGGATACAACCAGGGCCCATTGCCTTGCCTCCCTTCATCCTTTTCAACGCCTCCTTGACCTCAGACACCTGGATTCGCCGCATAAAATGCCTACTGGTATCATCAAAGGAGTTGTCCAGTTCAATGGTAGAGCTCTCAGTCTCCCCATTGAACAGCCCGTCGAAGTACTCCCGCCATCTATGCTTAATCTCCTTGTCCTTCACCAGGAGTTGGTCTGCTCCTTCCTTAATGCATTTGACTTGGTCAACATCCCTCGTCTTCCTCTCTCGGATCTTGGCCATCTTATAGATGTCCTTTTCGCCTTCCTTCGTGCCTAACCGCTGGTAGAGGTCCTCATACGCCTGACCCCTTGCTTCACTCACAGCTCGCTTTGCGGCCTTCTTTGCCATCGTGTACTTCTCCATGTTGTCTGCACTCCTATCCACGTACAGCCGTCTGAAACAATATTTCTTCTCCTTAATAGCCTTCTGGACATCAGTGTTCCACCACCAGGTATCCCTAACTTCGCTTCTACTTCCCCTGGACACTCCAAACTCCTCTGAGGTCACCTTACGAATACAGGTTGCCATCTTCATCCACATATTGTCCGCATCACCTCCTTCCTCCCAAGAGCCCTCcttaatgaccctctccttgaacgTTTGGGCTACCTCCCCCCTTGAGCTTCCACCACTTCGTTCTAGCGACTTTTGCATGCTTATCCCGCTGGACACGAAGTCGAAAGCGGAAGTCAGCCACCACAAGCTTATGCTGATGGACAACACTTTCTCTAGGTATCACCTCAGGTTGCAATTGGGGCGGGTTGTCCCGCCACGCCGCTGGGCCGCCCCGCAAAAATCGTTCGCGCGGTGCCGCTTGGCCGACCGCTTTGTGCATAGCGGGACGAAGCGATCACGCCGCGTGGCCTGCTAAGAGCCCGCAGAGTCCGCATGGCCCGCGAAGTGATTCCACCAGAGATCAACATTCGTTCGGCCCCAACTCCCCGAGAGACCCCCAACCCTCGTTGACTCCCTCTGTCGCCGACGGgcgacggcgccgccgccgccacacccGATGCCCCgaactcctcttctctctcccatCCCTATCGGTATCGGAGAACCTGCTCGCAGTTCTTAAAGTTGGAGTcgacggcggcgccgccgccgccgccatctccACGTGGGGACTGCCCTTCTGGAATCCTCAAcggagaagatcttcctccacctcttgatGTTCCTTCGTCGCCAAGTGCAGCCGGAGTTTCGTCGCCGGCAACTTCCGCAAGACGTACACCCTCGCTGCGCCCTATTCTCGCAGCTGCAAATGATCCAAACCAAGGTATGTGACTCAAGATCCTTCCCTTTGGTATGTCTCTGTCAACCCGGCGAGATGAGTGCACTCGACTCAGGTAGCGATGAAGCTAATAATAAGCTGCAAACGAAGGGTTCTTATTTTTTCTCACTGGCGATTCAGATAGCTTCACGGATCTCGTGTGGTTTCTGAAAAGATGGATGACAGGACAGTGAGATATTGTTAAAACTTCAGTGAACAACAAGCCGTGATGTGTGCACAAACATTGCCGTAATTTTATCAAGATATAGCTGAACCAAAACATTGAGGAACACAGGAATCATGTATTCGGCTTGCCATTCTCCTGGACATAAATAGGAAGATCACTGTAGGCTTCTGACAGGTAGTGCAGCACAAATTGCAATCCTCATTTGTATCAAATAATATCTTCATAACATATATCAAATTTATTATTTCTGTACATATAATTTATACTGTAAATTAAAGACAAAGTTACATTTTGGAGACATGGATGTCCTCATTTTAAATGATACAATTTGATGTGCTCCTAGTGATTTAAGCACTTGAAACTTGACAGTATGAACTTTAGTAACTTCGATGTAAACCCGTTCTTTCAGAAACTTCACATcatgaactatgttgtgtatttaACTTTTTAGTTCTTATACCGTGTGCAAATTTATTGATATTTTCTCTTTTCATTTAGTATCTTGTTTAGCGGAATTATTCAGTCTGATACAAAAACAAGAGATGAGAAAGAAGCCAAGGATTCAACTAGCTGTGCAAGCATGAGTACTATAGAACCTACAGACTGCTACAATCTATTACTGTTCTATTAGTTACAGCTGCATATACATCACCTATGTTGCTATTTCTAATGTCTGCAAACTATAGCAATTTGAGGGAATCATTAGTTGTATAAAATAGAGTTAGTCTCTTTTCCTAAAAAATCCAGCATTGTTCTGATGTGTAGTCTGTCCTGCTTTGATCCAGTTACCTGTTGTATAAATTGCTAAATATTTCACCTATAAATATGCAGAGGGACTGAAGAACTATCCCAGACAAACTGGACCAAAGCTTACAACGCAGAACATGCATGATGCTAAGGGGGTGGTGAAAACAGAAGTAAATACCCATGTGAATAATTAGCCTGATACTTGATTCGGTTAAGATTGCATGTTACTTGATTCTGCTGTTGCAGTACCTTTTGGTTTATAATCAGCGCAGTAGCTTGTGGTCATGGTTCATTTTGACAGCATGAATTTCACTGATTTCGTGTGATTTTTCTGCGGAAATTTAGGGGCCAAATGATCTGTACGAGGCTGAGTTTCATTTTGACAGGATGAATTTCATTGAATTCGTATGATTTTTTATTTACATGTGAAATCACCTTCTCTTTGGGCCAGTAGCAGTGTCTCACTATTCCTTCCAATCTTATTGTCATTTCTGCTGGGCAATGGTGGCCGACGTGCTAGCTTCCGATCGATCAACATGTACTTAGCTAGCTTCCGATCGATTAATACGTAGCCTAGTAGCTAGCTAGCTGCTCTAAGCAGCTTTCGATTGAGATGCTCTGTCCCCCACGCCTGTGTCATGCGGGATCATGCGGGATGGTGCAGCTTGCCGCTGTGTCCCGCACTAGCTTCAGCGGAACGATGCTACGTCCCGCAAGCATCCGCTGGGCATGTGTTGTCCCGCGTCGCTCCCCAGCGGCCAGCCGCAACCCGCCCCGCTTGCAACCTTAGTATCACCTTACAATCTAGGCACGCACTCCTGTCTTCTCTCCTTGAGAGGATGAAGTCAATCTGGCTACTGTGGTGGCCACTACTAAAAGTTACTAGATGAGATTCTCTCTTTTTAAAGAGGGTGTTAGCTACGATCATGTCGTACGCTAAAGCAAAGCTTAGAACATCTTCCCCttcttgattcctgatgccatagCCAAAGCCCCCATGAACCCCTTCAAAACCTATGTTAGACGTATCCACGTGGCCATTAAGGTCTGCTCCTATGAAGAGCTTTTCGCCACTAGGTACACCCCTAACCAAGTCCTCTAGGCCTTCCCGGAACTCCCTCTTGGTGTTCTCATTGTGGCTTATTTGCGGGGCATAAGCGCTAATAACATTGAGAACTAAGTCCCATCTACCAGCTTCACCAGGTCCCCACATCTCTTGACGTCTACCACTCCAGATTTGAGGCTCTTGTTGATCAAGATGCCTACTCCATTTCTGTTTGGAGTCGTTCCCGTATACCAGAGCTTGAAGCCGGTATCCTCTACTTCCTTCGCCTTCTGTCCCCTCCCCTTGGTCTTGGTCTTCTGTACCTCTCCTCACCGTTGTATCAACTAAGCGAAACCTCCTAGGCTTGGCTAGCTTCCTTACCCTTCGCACTCGTCGAGTCATATGCGAAGACCCTTGCTAATTTTCCACTACACCCGGGCGCCGATGTAGCGCGCCACTAAGGATGCGACGACCCGATCCTTGCTCACTTGCCACTATATCCAGATCAAGATACGTCGTGCCACCTAGGGGGTGACGACCCGGCCCTTGCCCATTTGACACCACGGGTTCAGATATGGCGCGTCGCTAAGAGGGTTACGCCCCAACGAAAATCTTTTGGGTTTCATCTTCATAAGAGTGGCTGGGTTTTTTACGTTGGCTCGCCAAGCCTATCACAACCCTCCTCCTTTACAGCAACTGTTTGTACTTTAACTAATTAAAGTTGAGCCCTATATCAAACCAAAAACCAATACAATCTAAGGTGCAAGTTGACCAATTAGAAGCAACAAAAAAATGGAGAACTAGACGGCAATATCTCTCATTAACCCTTGAGAATCATTTATTTCATAGATTTATCAATATATAATGCTTCGCGGTGTAATATAAAAATCGACAATACCTATTCGTAATTATAAAAAtggaactctaaaatgaagccatAGTCTGTCTTTTGACATCCTACAGCATAGTGGATTTTATTGTTAAAACTGGATTTCCTTGTTAAAAGTTGGATTGATTGCCTAGACTTTTAtcgctgctgctagtaaatacattgaggatgacagagtaagaaacgagGTCAGGGCACCATAGGTGCATTCCTGGAGCTGCACATTCTTCAAGTCATAATCGTGGCATGTTTATAGATATGCGGCTAACAAACTGAGAAGACCTACATTCTTAGAGTCATAACCATGACTGATGACATGATGATACAGTACACGTATGAAGGCACTTACATTAATCCGGTATGTCTTGATCCAGGAGATGACGACGGTGCGAATTGGGAACAACGACTTCAAATCGCACTTGATGCTGCACAAGGTCCACATTTCAAATACGCATTTACCTTAAGGTCATATATGTATGTGTGTTTGACAAAGTATGAGCTTGAATGAACTACAGGGCTGGAGTATCTACATGAGTCATGCACCCCAGCAATAGTTCACAGAGATGTGAAGACCCCCAACATCCTTCTGGACAAGAATCTGAAGGGGATAATATCTGATTTTGGGCTTTCACGAGCT
Coding sequences within it:
- the LOC127344871 gene encoding probable LRR receptor-like serine/threonine-protein kinase At1g51810; the encoded protein is MVMVMSYHCPASTKLTWILASLLVLVRTIQVRAQLPKGFINIDCGWKNSSSYIDDALGMPYTFDGESVESGVSHEMLPEFMADPTNKQEKTLRSFPDGSRNCYTLASTTGTKYLLRATFTYGNYDRLNKSLDGSLFLFGLHIGVNFWATVNLSNWDPSFTVWKEVITIAPSNSLSVCLINFGSGVPFISTLELRPLLDAMYPFVNTSVSVSNFQRFRFGNVNTFTTRYPTDYYDRWWDSFSMSVVDYSTSMISLNTSNNLESLPGNSNFSVPAAILQNASTKDTNQSSITINVAAGPNLGANDLQLLPIFHFTEINMTNPNRRFDIYSKDVLMFPDFSPSQLQVHSMYKSGQFMQNADGYFFLNKTSSSSLPPLINALELYSLVRMDNLTTNSDDVNYMKQIKTYYKLARTSWNGDPCSPREYSWEGLICDHSKSNQNPRIVTVNLSTSGLSGGFAISFMNMTSLENLDLSHNNLTGAIPDYQLKSLKVLDLSNNKINGPIPDSILQRFQAGLLDLRLEGNPVCSKVKDTYCSKKKKSIPILLIAVIVPVVLISLLVMMCILWKLCWKGKSVDNEDYAMYEEETPLHIDIRRFTYAELKLITNDFKTIVGKGGFGMVYHGTLENSDEVAVKVLMETSIADSTDFLPEVQTLSKVHHRNLVALKGYCQNKKCLALVYDFMSRGNLQQLIRGGDDDGANWEQRLQIALDAAQGLEYLHESCTPAIVHRDVKTPNILLDKNLKGIISDFGLSRAFDDAHTHISTVAAGTLGYLDPEYHATFQLTVKTDVYSFGIVLLEIITGQPPVIMEPQTVHLPNWVRRKIAKGSINDVVDKRLLDQYDASSLQSVIDLAMNCVESAAIDRPTMAEVVSRLKVWLPSVSSEKQSVSATAWHTHSVDAETRKQFQLMISDEESSFISGYTDGLSELNPLSGR